In Centroberyx gerrardi isolate f3 chromosome 11, fCenGer3.hap1.cur.20231027, whole genome shotgun sequence, the following are encoded in one genomic region:
- the tmem218 gene encoding transmembrane protein 218 produces the protein MASSVLGVGTGVFLIALVWILALVFGMMLLRASGPAKLGVVPVFLLALIITLALVFFPRSSETPSPFKEMEIVDRFFIGRYVLLSLVSAVFLVALFMLLPQHFLEPVYAKPLRTH, from the exons ATGGCCAGCAGCGTGTTGGGCGTCGGGACAGGCGTTTTCCTCATTGCTCTCGTCTGGATTTTGGCTCTGGTGTTTGGGATGATGCTTTTGAGAGCATCTGGGCCGGCTAA GCTAGGGGTGGTCCCAGTATTCCTCCTGGCTCTCATCATCACTCTGGCGCTGGTGTTTTTCCCTCGCAGTTCAGAGACCCCCTCCCCTTTCAAAGAGATGGAG ATAGTGGACAGATTCTTCATCGGCCGGTACGTGCTGCTGTCGTTGGTGAGTGCAGTCTTTCTGGTGGCGCTCTTCATGCTGCTACCCCAGCATTTCCTGGAGCCAGTCTATGCCAAGCCCTTAAGAACACACTAG